The following proteins are co-located in the Gossypium hirsutum isolate 1008001.06 chromosome A02, Gossypium_hirsutum_v2.1, whole genome shotgun sequence genome:
- the LOC107951390 gene encoding transcription factor bHLH96, with protein MPMIKGEVCSPLFNFYSIFPFTEISDFIISPPFPRQQLGFGLLIMALEAVVYPQDPFPYVFDDFSTVGGGVGFDFCLQNEDKTLLGILQQPNHHDLHANWDSSSTNSTMQHTKDQWDPYSSPETCTVDQSLPGPIRFPPLMETPAPATTTTNSRRKRRRTRSSKNKEELENQRMTHITVERNRRKQMNQYLAALRSLMPPSYVQRGDQASIIGGAIDFVKELEQLLQSMEAHKRTTQQPQHDAYSSPFAEFFTFPQFSTRATQCNSNQQQHMAAAAATAESVADIEVTMVESHANLKILSKKQPRQLLKLVAGLQGLRLVVQHLNVTTMNEMALYSVSVKVEEGCHLSTVDEIAAAVNQMLVRLLEETGF; from the exons ATGCCTATGATAAAAGGGGAAGTTTGTTCCCCTCTTTTCAACTTTTATTCCATTTTCCCTTTTACTGAAATTTCAGATTTCATTATTTCTCCCCCCTTCCCCCGACAGCAATTAGGATTTGGGCTTTTGATAATGGCGTTAGAGGCTGTAGTTTACCCTCAAGACCCCTTTCCTTATGTTTTCGACGATTTCTCCACCGTGGGCGGCGGAGTTGGCTTTGACTTTTGTTTACAGAATGAAGATAAAACTCTTCTGGGGATTCTTCAGCAACCCAATCATCATGATCTCCATGCAAATTGGGACTCTTCATCCACTAACTCAACCATGCAACACACTAAGGATCAATGGGATCCTTATTCTTCACCTGAAACTTGCACCGTTGATCAATCTCTCCCCGGCCCCATAAGATTCCCTCCATTAATGGAAACTCCGGCACCAGCAACGACGACCACCAACAGTAGGCGAAAACGTCGACGAACAAGGAGCAGCAAGAACAAAGAAGAGCTAGAGAATCAGAGAATGACTCATATCACCGTTGAACGTAATCGCCGGAAACAAATGAACCAGTACCTCGCTGCACTCAGATCCTTGATGCCGCCTTCATATGTTCAAAGG GGCGATCAAGCGTCGATAATTGGCGGAGCCATTGATTTTGTTAAGGAATTAGAGCAGCTGTTGCAGTCGATGGAAGCTCATAAGCGAACCACTCAACAACCGCAGCATGATGCTTATTCTTCACCCTTTGCTGAGTTTTTCACCTTTCCACAGTTCTCAACTCGTGCAACTCAGTGCAACAGTAATCAACAACAGCACATGGCTGCGGCCGCCGCGACGGCCGAAAGCGTGGCGGACATAGAAGTGACTATGGTGGAGAGCCATGCAAACCTTAAGATACTCTCCAAGAAACAACCCAGGCAGCTCTTAAAACTGGTTGCTGGTTTACAAGGCCTAAGGCTCGTCGTTCAACACCTCAATGTCACAACCATGAATGAAATGGCTCTTTATTCAGTTAGTGTCAAG GTAGAGGAAGGATGCCATTTGAGCACTGTGGATGAAATTGCAGCTGCTGTTAACCAAATGCTAGTAAGACTCCTAGAAGAAACTGGTTTTTAG